One genomic region from Sciurus carolinensis chromosome 2, mSciCar1.2, whole genome shotgun sequence encodes:
- the Tnnc2 gene encoding troponin C, skeletal muscle, with translation MTDQQAEARSYLSEEMIAEFKAAFDMFDADGGGDISVKELGTVMRMLGQTPTKEELDAIIEEVDEDGSGTIDFEEFLVMMVRQMKEDAKGKSEEELAECFRIFDRNADGYIDAEELAEIFRASGEHVTDEEIESLMKDGDKNNDGRIDFDEFLKMMEGVQ, from the exons ATG ACGGACCAGCAGGCTGAGGCCCGGTCCTACCTCAGCGAGGAGATGATCGCTG AGTTCAAGGCCGCCTTTGACATGTTTGATGCTGATGGTGGTGGGGACATCAGCGTCAAGGAGCTGGGCACCGTCATGAGGATGCTGGGGCAGACACCCACCAAAGAGGAGCTGGATGCCATCATCGAGGAGGTGGACGAGGACG GCAGCGGTACCATCGACTTCGAGGAGTTCTTGGTCATGATGGTGCGCCAGATGAAGGAGGACGCGAAAGGCAAGAGCGAGGAGGAGCTGGCCGAGTGCTTCCGCATCTTCGACAG GAACGCGGATGGCTACATCGATGCCGAGGAGCTGGCGGAGATTTTCAGGGCGTCCGGGGAGCACGTGACAGACGAGGAGATCGAATCCTTGATGAAGGACGGGGACAAGAACAACGACGGCCGCATCGACTTCGACG AGTTCCTGAAGATGATGGAGGGCGTGCAGTAA
- the Acot8 gene encoding acyl-coenzyme A thioesterase 8: MSSPQVLDDGQGSGDSGDPSGDLRSVLVTSVLSLEPLDEDLFRGRHYWVPTTQRLFGGQIVGQALVAAAKSVSEDVHVHSLHCYFVRAGDPKVPVLYQVERTRTGSSFSVRSVKAVQHGKPIFIFQASFQQTQPSPVQHQFSMPAVPPPEELLDHQALIDQYLRDPDLKEKYRVGLNRIAAQEVPIEIKLVNPPTLSQLQRMEPKQMFWVRARGYIGEGDIKMHCCVAAYISDYAFLGTALLPHQWKHKVHFMVSLDHSMWFHAPFRADHWMLYECESPWAGGSRGLVHGRLWRRDGVLAVSCAQEGVIRVKPRVPESKL; encoded by the exons ATGTCGTCCCCGCAGGTCCTGGATGATGGGCAGGGCAGTGGCGACAGCGGCGATCCCTCTGGGGACCTCCGTAGCGTCCTGGTCACCAGCGTGCTCAGCCTCGAGCCGCTGGACGAGGATCTCTTCAG AGGAAGGCATTACTGGGTTCCCACCACCCAGCGGCTCTTTGGGGGTCAGATCGTGGGCCAGGCCCTGGTGGCTGCCGCCAAGTCTGTGAGTGAAGACGTCCACGTGCACTCCCTGCACTGCTACTTTGTTCGGGCAG GAGATCCAAAGGTGCCCGTGCTGTACCAAGTGGAGCGGACACGAACGGGGTCAAGCTTCTCGGTGCGCTCTGTGAAGGCTGTGCAGCATGGCAAGCCCATCTTCATCTTCCAGGCCTCCTTCCAGCAGACCCAGCCCAGCCCTGTGCAGCACCAGTTCTCCATGCCCGCTGTGCCGCCACCAGAGGAGCTGCTTGACCACCAGGCCCTCATTGACCAGTATTTAAG GGACCCTGACCTCAAAGAGAAGTACCGAGTGGGGCTGAACCGAATTGCTGCCCAGGAGGTGCCCATTGAGATCAAGCTGGTAAATCCACCCACCCTGAGCCAGCTGCAGAGAATGGAACCCAAACAGATGTTCTGGGTGCGAGCCCGGGGCTATATTG GGGAGGGCGACATCAAGATGCACTGCTGCGTGGCTGCTTATATCTCAGACTATGCTTTCCTGGGCACGGCACTGCTGCCCCACCAGTGGAAACATAAAGTGCACTTCATGGTCTCACTGGACCACTCTATGTGGTTCCATGCCCCCTTCCGAGCCGACCACTGGATGCTCTATGAGTGCGAGAGTCCCTGGGCTG GTGGCTCTCGGGGGCTGGTCCACGGGCGGCTGTGGCGTCGGGATGGGGTCCTGGCTGTGTCCTGTGCCCAGGAAGGCGTGATCCGAGTAAAGCCCCGAGTCCCCGAGAGCAAGCTGTAG
- the Snx21 gene encoding sorting nexin-21: protein MASRLLHRLRHALASDGPGEAAAAGPEAEQFPETSELEDDDAEGLSSRLSGTLSFTSAEDDGDDEDQGEDDEEVGPDSPSAGDRTSGEDTERSPPPDGQRGSQLLTRQLQDFWKKSRNTLVPQRLLFEVTSANVVKDPPSKYVLYTLAVMGPGPPDRQPAQISRRYSDFERLHRNLQRHFRGPMAAISFPRKRLRRNFTAETIARRSRAFEQFLGHLQAVPELRHAPDLQDFFVLPELQRAQSLTCTGLYREALALWANAWQLQTQLDAPSGPDRPLLTLAGLAVCHQELEDPVEARACCEKALQLLGDKSLHTLLAPFLEAHVRLSWRLGLDKRHSEARLQALQEAGLTPTPPPSLKELLIKEVLG from the exons ATGGCCTCGCGGCTCCTGCACCGGCTGCGGCACGCCCTGGCCAGCGATGGCCCGGgtgaggcggcggcggcgggcccAGAGGCCGAGCAGTTCCCGGAGACCTCCGAGCTGGAGGACGACGACGCCGAGGGCCTGTCCTCCCGTCTCAGCGGCACCCTCAGCTTTACCAGCGCTGAGGACGACGGGGATGACGAGGACCAGGGCGAGGACGACGAGGAGGTCGGCCCGGACTCGCCGTCGGCCGGGGACAGAACCTCGGGAGAAGACACAG AACGGAGCCCCCCACCTGATGGGCAACGAGGCAGTCAACTCCTAACCCGGCAGCTACAGGACTTCTGGAAGAAATCTCGGAACACCCTGGTACCCCAGCGGCTGCTCTTTGAGGTGACCAGCGCTAACGTTGTCAAAGACCCACCCTCCAAGTACGTG CTCTACACCCTCGCCGTGATGGGTCCAGGGCCACCAGATCGCCAGCCAGCCCAGATCTCTCGTCGCTACTCAGACTTTGAGCGGCTGCACCGAAATCTGCAGCGACATTTCCGGGGCCCTATGGCTGCCATCTCCTTTCCCCGTAAGCGCCTACGCCGGAATTTTACCGCAGAGACGATTGCCCGCCGTAGCAGAGCCTTTGAACAGTTTTTGGGCCACCTGCAGGCGGTGCCTGAGCTACGCCATGCCCCAGACCTGCAGGACTTCTTTGTGCTGCCAGAGCTGCAGCGGGCACAGAGCCTCACCTGTACTGGCCTCTATCGCGAGGCCCTGGCACTCTGGGCCAATGCCTGGCAGCTGCAGACCCAGCTGGATGCCCCCTCTGGCCCAGACCGTCCTCTGCTGACCCTGGCTGGGCTGGCTGTGTGCCACCAGGAGCTGGAGGACCCTGTGGAGGCCCGGGCCTGCTGTGAGAAGGCCCTGCAGCTGTTGGGAGACAAGAGCCTCCATACTCTTCTGGCACCCTTTCTAGAGGCCCATGTCCGACTCTCCTGGCGCCTGGGCCTGGACAAACGCCACTCAGAGGCCCGGCTCCAGGCCCTGCAGGAGGCAGGCCTTACCCCCACGCCACCCCCGAGTCTCAAAGAATTGCTCATCAAGGAGGTGCTGGGCTAG